From a region of the Candidatus Brocadia sp. genome:
- a CDS encoding bifunctional dihydroorotate dehydrogenase B NAD binding subunit/NADPH-dependent glutamate synthase: MYKIVEKTKIAESNFLMKIEAPKIASKRKAGQFVMLRIDEPGERIPLTIAGSDTVRGTITIIFQVAGDTTRQLSTLNAGDYLLDVVGPLGHPTHIENFGTVVCIGGGLGIALVMPIAQALHDAGNTLISIISARNKDLLICEKEMEACSNEFMVATDDGSKGIKGFPTQILQDMINKGRKIDVVFAVGPVPLMAAVSKLTKPYNIKTIVSLNPIMVDGTGMCGCCRVLIDNKPKFVCVDGPEFDGHQVDYENLSQRLKTYANKEPRVPSVSQDSSCWKPPEDRAGTVHKPAVSMHASEGHAVIDQLAAGLSGAEAGGGKPAARKMGAIPRQKMPEQEPKNRIKNFEEVPHGYTPEMARQEALRCLQCKKPLCCDGCPVSIDIPGFIKLIAEGDFLAAAKKIKETNALPAVCGRVCPQEDQCEKVCIVGKKFKPVAIGNLERFVADYERNHGAVEIPTIPEKTGYKVAIVGAGPAGLACAGELIKMGHDVTIFEALHKAGGVLVYGIPEFRLPKTIVASEVEYLRKLGVRVELNAVVGKAQTVDDLLQNGFDAVFVGTGAGLPMFMGIPGENLNGVYSANEYLTRVNLMRAYNTTYATPIAMRKNVAVIGAGNVAMDAARTALRLGAENVYIVYRRSREEMPARVEEIHHGEEEGLQFRFLTNPIRILGDEKGWVKGLECVRMELGEPDESGRRRPIPVKGSEFVIDVECLIMSIGNGPNPLVQSTTPDIQVNKWGNIVADPETCKTSKEGVFAGGDIVTGAATVILAMGAGKKAAKAIDAYVRSKKPVAMAS, from the coding sequence ATGTACAAGATCGTTGAAAAGACAAAGATCGCAGAATCTAATTTCTTGATGAAAATTGAAGCGCCCAAGATTGCCAGTAAGAGAAAGGCCGGACAATTTGTCATGCTTCGCATAGATGAACCGGGGGAAAGAATACCCTTAACCATTGCCGGATCCGATACCGTTCGCGGCACCATTACGATCATCTTCCAGGTTGCAGGCGATACGACCCGGCAGTTGTCCACCTTAAACGCCGGTGATTACTTGCTTGATGTCGTAGGGCCATTAGGACATCCAACCCACATTGAAAATTTTGGAACCGTGGTCTGTATTGGCGGTGGTCTGGGTATTGCCCTGGTGATGCCAATCGCTCAGGCGCTCCATGATGCCGGCAATACGTTAATATCTATTATTAGCGCAAGAAACAAGGATTTGCTGATTTGCGAAAAGGAGATGGAGGCGTGCAGCAACGAGTTCATGGTCGCCACGGACGATGGCTCCAAAGGCATCAAGGGCTTTCCCACGCAAATACTCCAGGATATGATTAACAAGGGCAGGAAGATTGACGTTGTTTTCGCCGTAGGACCGGTGCCGCTCATGGCTGCTGTCAGCAAACTCACAAAACCGTATAACATTAAGACGATCGTGAGTCTGAATCCTATTATGGTGGATGGGACCGGCATGTGCGGCTGTTGCAGGGTCTTAATCGATAATAAGCCCAAGTTTGTCTGTGTGGACGGTCCGGAGTTTGACGGACACCAGGTGGATTATGAAAATTTATCACAGCGTTTGAAAACTTACGCAAACAAAGAACCGCGCGTGCCCAGTGTAAGCCAGGATAGTTCCTGCTGGAAACCGCCGGAAGACCGGGCGGGCACGGTTCACAAACCCGCCGTCTCAATGCATGCCTCTGAAGGACATGCCGTTATTGATCAACTGGCCGCGGGTCTTTCTGGTGCCGAGGCGGGCGGAGGAAAACCGGCCGCAAGGAAGATGGGCGCTATCCCGCGGCAGAAGATGCCGGAACAGGAGCCCAAAAACAGAATAAAGAATTTTGAGGAGGTGCCGCACGGATACACCCCGGAAATGGCCCGGCAGGAGGCGCTGCGATGCCTGCAGTGTAAGAAACCCCTGTGCTGTGACGGGTGTCCGGTAAGCATTGATATTCCCGGATTTATCAAGCTCATTGCCGAAGGCGATTTTCTTGCCGCGGCAAAGAAGATTAAAGAGACAAACGCCCTGCCCGCCGTTTGTGGCCGGGTATGTCCGCAGGAAGATCAATGTGAGAAGGTGTGTATTGTCGGCAAGAAATTCAAACCGGTGGCCATTGGGAATCTGGAACGTTTTGTGGCTGATTATGAACGAAACCACGGCGCCGTGGAAATACCAACGATACCGGAGAAGACCGGTTATAAGGTAGCCATTGTCGGCGCTGGCCCCGCAGGCCTTGCCTGTGCGGGCGAGTTAATCAAGATGGGGCACGACGTAACGATATTCGAGGCGTTGCATAAGGCCGGAGGCGTGCTGGTCTACGGGATTCCGGAATTCAGATTACCCAAGACGATTGTAGCCTCCGAGGTGGAGTACCTCCGGAAATTAGGAGTCAGGGTCGAGCTGAATGCCGTTGTTGGCAAGGCGCAAACGGTGGATGACTTATTGCAGAACGGTTTCGACGCCGTCTTTGTTGGCACCGGCGCCGGATTGCCCATGTTTATGGGAATTCCGGGAGAAAACCTGAACGGCGTTTATTCCGCGAACGAGTACCTGACCAGGGTAAACCTGATGAGGGCGTATAATACAACCTACGCCACTCCTATTGCCATGCGAAAGAATGTGGCCGTGATAGGAGCCGGAAACGTTGCCATGGACGCAGCCCGGACGGCGTTGCGCCTGGGCGCGGAGAATGTGTACATCGTGTACCGGCGTTCCCGGGAAGAAATGCCTGCAAGAGTTGAAGAAATTCACCATGGAGAAGAAGAAGGTTTGCAGTTCAGGTTCCTCACAAATCCTATACGGATCTTAGGGGATGAAAAAGGCTGGGTCAAAGGCCTGGAGTGCGTGCGCATGGAGCTGGGAGAACCAGATGAATCCGGGAGAAGGCGTCCCATCCCGGTGAAGGGATCGGAGTTTGTGATCGACGTCGAGTGTCTGATCATGTCCATTGGCAACGGCCCCAATCCCCTGGTTCAATCCACGACACCCGATATCCAGGTAAATAAATGGGGCAATATTGTCGCAGATCCGGAGACGTGCAAGACGAGCAAGGAAGGGGTCTTTGCTGGCGGCGACATCGTGACGGGCGCTGCAACCGTAATCCTGGCCATGGGCGCAGGCAAAAAGGCGGCAAAGGCGATTGACGCCTATGTAAGGTCGAAAAAACCGGTCGCCATGGCGAGCTAG